A window from Kovacikia minuta CCNUW1 encodes these proteins:
- a CDS encoding DUF2949 domain-containing protein translates to MAPAMYSRFIRFLQEDLALSSSSIAIALRHLEQDPGPLPMILWQYGLITIEQLEQIYDWLESA, encoded by the coding sequence ATGGCACCTGCAATGTACTCTCGGTTCATCCGCTTTCTACAAGAAGATTTGGCGCTCTCATCTTCGTCGATTGCGATCGCCCTTCGTCATCTGGAACAGGACCCCGGTCCCCTACCCATGATTCTTTGGCAGTATGGGCTAATTACGATTGAGCAATTGGAGCAAATCTATGACTGGCTTGAATCAGCCTGA
- a CDS encoding hemolysin family protein — MSNSDILQILIRLFAVVVLVLANGFFVAAEFALVAIRRSRIEQLLEEGHPRAKNLHRAVQHLDAYLAATQLGITMSSLGLGWLGEPAIAALIEPLLHTFLPERLASVGSHTLSVAIAFSIITSLHIVLGELAPKSLALQRPEGTALFVVQLLELYLAIFRPVVQFLNSLGNRVLRLLGLEAGGSEELIHSPEEIRLLVSASRQAGLLGEVEEDVVERILDLNERRISAFMTPRREVVWLDIEDPIPSLQRIVTNSVHSHFPVCRGSIDDLLGFITAKQFLSASLDGALTMASLSKLLSPPLYIPESTRTIIALEQFKSTGNHTAAIVDEYGAIQGLVTLNDILEAIVGDIRTGNEPEEPRAIQCSDGSWLLDGMLSVEDFKDLFEIRDLPGEEGIEYQTLGGFVLSQLGHIPVVAESFEWDRLSIEVVDMDENRIDKVLVRPIVS; from the coding sequence ATGTCGAACTCAGACATCCTGCAAATTTTGATCAGGCTGTTTGCAGTCGTGGTATTAGTGCTAGCCAACGGCTTTTTTGTTGCGGCTGAGTTTGCTCTAGTTGCCATACGCCGCAGTCGAATTGAGCAACTGTTAGAAGAGGGACACCCCCGCGCTAAAAATCTGCACCGGGCCGTGCAGCATCTGGATGCTTATCTGGCAGCCACCCAGTTGGGTATCACCATGTCTTCCCTGGGGTTGGGGTGGTTGGGGGAGCCTGCGATCGCAGCCCTGATTGAACCCCTGCTACACACCTTCTTACCAGAAAGGCTGGCTTCCGTCGGTTCCCACACGCTGTCCGTTGCGATCGCCTTCAGTATCATTACGTCATTACATATCGTTTTAGGAGAACTTGCTCCTAAAAGTTTGGCGTTGCAGCGTCCCGAAGGAACTGCCCTGTTTGTGGTGCAATTGCTGGAGCTGTATCTCGCCATCTTCCGTCCGGTTGTCCAATTTTTAAACAGCCTGGGCAATCGGGTTTTGCGGTTATTGGGACTTGAGGCAGGAGGCAGCGAAGAACTGATTCACTCCCCTGAAGAAATTCGTTTATTGGTTTCTGCCAGTCGTCAGGCAGGACTGCTTGGCGAAGTTGAAGAAGATGTGGTAGAGCGAATTCTCGACTTGAACGAGCGGCGCATCAGTGCCTTTATGACACCCCGTCGCGAAGTGGTTTGGTTGGATATTGAAGACCCCATCCCATCCCTTCAAAGGATTGTGACCAATAGTGTCCATTCCCACTTTCCCGTATGCCGGGGCAGTATCGATGACCTATTGGGGTTTATTACAGCTAAACAATTTTTGAGTGCCAGTCTTGATGGGGCACTAACGATGGCAAGCCTGTCCAAACTGCTCAGCCCCCCCCTGTATATTCCAGAAAGCACACGCACAATTATTGCCCTGGAACAATTTAAAAGCACTGGTAATCATACGGCAGCGATCGTAGATGAGTACGGCGCAATTCAGGGATTAGTGACACTGAATGACATCCTGGAAGCGATCGTTGGCGATATTCGCACAGGCAATGAACCAGAAGAACCCCGAGCCATTCAGTGTAGCGATGGTTCCTGGCTCCTGGATGGTATGTTGTCGGTCGAGGATTTCAAAGATCTGTTTGAGATTCGAGATTTACCAGGGGAAGAGGGCATTGAATACCAGACGCTTGGTGGATTTGTATTAAGCCAGTTGGGTCACATCCCGGTTGTTGCTGAGTCGTTTGAATGGGATAGGTTGTCCATTGAAGTGGTGGATATGGATGAGAATCGCATCGACAAAGTTTTAGTTCGCCCCATCGTTTCATAA
- a CDS encoding pyridoxal-phosphate-dependent aminotransferase family protein produces the protein MDDKLMLMIPGPTPVPEQVLLAMAKHPIGHRTGDFSKIMEEVTQNLKWLHQTQNDVLILTVSGTGAVEAGIINFLSPGDRVLVGSNGKFGDRWAQVSKAYGLQVDTITAEWGQPLDPEQFRAKLEADTDKTIKAVIMTHSETSTGVLNDLETINRHVKAHGEALIIVDTVTSMSAYNIPVDEWGLDVVASGSQKGYMIPPGLGFVAVGPRAWEAYATAKLPRFYLDLGKYKKDGAKNTTPFTPPVNLFFALQAALRMMKAEGLESIFARHQRLTHSTRAAIKALGLPLFAPDGAGSPAITAVAPDRVDAEQIRSIMKKRFDIALAGGQDHLKGKIFRIGHLGFVSDRDILTAIAALEATLQELGYESFTPGAGIAAAAKVIANS, from the coding sequence ATGGACGATAAGCTGATGCTGATGATTCCGGGTCCGACACCCGTCCCAGAGCAGGTGCTCTTGGCGATGGCAAAACATCCCATTGGGCACCGCACGGGTGACTTTTCCAAAATCATGGAAGAGGTGACCCAAAACCTGAAGTGGCTGCACCAAACTCAGAATGATGTCCTGATCCTCACAGTCAGTGGGACGGGAGCCGTGGAGGCAGGAATTATTAACTTTCTCAGCCCTGGTGATCGCGTCCTGGTCGGGAGTAACGGCAAATTTGGCGATCGCTGGGCACAGGTCAGCAAAGCCTATGGACTTCAGGTAGACACCATTACGGCAGAGTGGGGGCAACCCCTTGATCCGGAGCAGTTTCGCGCCAAACTGGAAGCCGATACGGACAAAACCATCAAAGCTGTGATTATGACCCACAGCGAAACCTCGACGGGTGTGTTGAATGACCTGGAAACCATCAACCGCCACGTGAAAGCGCACGGTGAAGCCTTGATTATTGTTGATACAGTCACCAGCATGAGCGCCTACAACATTCCAGTAGACGAATGGGGGCTGGATGTGGTTGCTTCCGGTTCCCAGAAAGGTTACATGATCCCCCCTGGTTTGGGGTTCGTTGCTGTCGGTCCCAGGGCATGGGAAGCCTACGCGACTGCCAAACTGCCCCGTTTTTATCTGGACCTGGGCAAATATAAAAAAGATGGGGCGAAAAACACTACGCCTTTTACGCCACCTGTTAACCTGTTCTTCGCACTCCAGGCTGCCCTGCGGATGATGAAAGCAGAAGGACTGGAGAGTATTTTTGCCCGCCACCAACGCTTGACCCATTCGACGCGTGCTGCCATTAAGGCACTGGGCTTGCCCCTGTTTGCCCCCGATGGTGCAGGTAGCCCCGCCATTACAGCCGTTGCCCCCGACCGGGTGGATGCCGAGCAGATTCGTTCCATCATGAAAAAACGATTTGATATTGCGCTGGCAGGTGGACAGGATCACCTCAAGGGCAAAATCTTCCGAATTGGGCACCTGGGCTTTGTCAGCGATCGCGATATCCTGACGGCGATCGCTGCCCTAGAAGCCACCCTACAAGAATTAGGGTATGAAAGTTTTACACCGGGGGCAGGTATTGCCGCCGCCGCGAAGGTGATTGCAAATTCGTAG
- a CDS encoding DUF192 domain-containing protein, whose amino-acid sequence MKQVERKSNCNCPNFQFFETGGALNPVHFSAIRLWLVGQRQLISLIVLELLLISCSPPVPAAAPDRITAPPASNSHSSSAQVQANSAQVLPISSQVKIANQVIQLEVARTPEQQAMGLMYRTELPDDRGMLFPFNPPRPVGFWMKNCNISLDMIFLREGKVLAIASNAPPCKADPCPIYNSNGVVDQVIELRGGRAAELGVKVGDQLKIYIDS is encoded by the coding sequence ATGAAACAGGTTGAAAGAAAGTCCAATTGCAACTGTCCGAATTTCCAATTTTTTGAAACAGGCGGAGCTTTAAATCCGGTTCATTTCAGTGCGATTCGTTTATGGTTGGTAGGGCAGAGGCAATTGATCAGTCTAATTGTTTTGGAATTGCTTTTGATCAGTTGTTCTCCTCCGGTTCCAGCCGCTGCTCCCGATCGAATCACTGCTCCCCCAGCATCTAATTCCCATTCCTCGTCCGCTCAAGTACAGGCAAATTCAGCTCAGGTGTTACCCATTTCAAGTCAAGTCAAGATAGCCAATCAGGTGATTCAGTTAGAGGTTGCCCGAACACCAGAGCAGCAGGCGATGGGGTTGATGTACCGAACTGAGCTACCCGACGATCGCGGCATGCTTTTTCCCTTTAACCCACCCCGTCCGGTTGGCTTCTGGATGAAGAATTGCAACATCAGCCTGGATATGATTTTTCTGCGGGAGGGCAAGGTGCTAGCGATTGCAAGTAATGCCCCACCCTGCAAAGCTGACCCCTGCCCCATCTATAACTCCAATGGAGTTGTGGATCAGGTGATTGAGCTACGAGGTGGCAGAGCAGCCGAACTAGGGGTAAAAGTGGGTGACCAACTAAAAATTTACATAGATTCTTGA